The following is a genomic window from Desulfofarcimen acetoxidans DSM 771.
CCAGTATAACAATAACCCTGGATTTATACAGCCACATTCTGCCTTCTCTGCAGAAAGGAGCTACTGTGAAGATAGAAGAGTTATTATTTGATTAATATTAATCATAGCAGTTCATTTAATGGTTTGGGCAGAGAATGGCAGAAATAATGGCAGAAATACAAAAGGCCTGCATGTATCGAAACCATGCAGGCCTTGATTTACCTGGAGCTGATGGAGGGAATTGAACCCTCGACCTACGCATTACGAGGACTTAGAATTAATATTTTGTGTGTTATCACGTATTTTACCAACCATAAAAGCCTTGAAGACACTGATTTTTCATAATTAAATATCTTAGTATGTCTTTTATATTTTAATACATTTTAATTTGTCCGTTAGCAAAATGTTTGCAAGTTAACAACCCCCTATACCAGATAAGATTATTTATTGCATTGATTTATATAAAACGAAATTCCCCCTACCCCCTACTTGATATGAATTCCTATAAATACTGGCTTTAAATCTATGTGCATTGGTAGAAGGTATAGACTAATGAATAGACATAGGCGTATGGTTAAATCGCTTCTATTAGTTTATAATTTAATAAGAAAAATATTTTGGGTTTATGAAGGGATTTTATTTTGTACTATATAGAACCGAAATAATAAATATCGTTATAAATTAAACGCAAAGTCTCTTTTTCACATCTTCCGAACAGCATTTGATTTCCTCTAAAAACGAGTCAACAGATTTTTGAATTTCTGAAGCATTTTTATGAAAGCGATTATAAATAGCTGTATTTTTTAACCATTTCCATAACTCTTCTATGCAATTCAGATTGGGTGAGTAGGGTGGAAGAAATTTCAGAAACAGATGATCCTTATGCTCGTCTAAAAAGTCTTTAAGTAATTTTGCATGATGAACTCTTGCATTATCAAGAACAATGTAAATTTTAGAAATGTCATCTTTTAAAAAATGTGATACCAATTTTTTAAGAAAATCTTTGAATTTTTCTGCATTGATTTTGTCATAATTTACACAAAAAACTTTACCCGTATAGTAGTTTAAAGCACCGTATAA
Proteins encoded in this region:
- a CDS encoding IS630 family transposase, which produces MDASHIRDYQGLQRAWFPKGEQKKIKTYGHHAKVTLYGALNYYTGKVFCVNYDKINAEKFKDFLKKLVSHFLKDDISKIYIVLDNARVHHAKLLKDFLDEHKDHLFLKFLPPYSPNLNCIEELWKWLKNTAIYNRFHKNASEIQKSVDSFLEEIKCCSEDVKKRLCV